Proteins encoded in a region of the Paenibacillus sp. E222 genome:
- a CDS encoding ABC transporter substrate-binding protein — translation MNTMNFKTWKGVASLLSAAMLALTLAGCGTTTTNEGTGTSQPAQEQSQEQAQTDLKTQYPLTVTDATGESFTFDKAPAKIVSVSPAETESLFALGLDEQIVGVSDYDDYPEAATTKPKMGGVSKPNEESIIAAEADIVFTGISMSKESVKKLRDLGITIFKTDPKSVDDVINNIETFGKITDHQEKAQEIITQMKKDVADVTEAVKAVKPEEKKKVYVEFSPGWTVGKGEFMDELITLAGGNNVASDLTGWNQINEENIIASNPDVILYANDVVEDNKTLDQIIKARSGWDQITAVKNDAVIGLDANLLSRPGPRVTQGLKEVAKAIYPDLFK, via the coding sequence ATGAACACAATGAATTTCAAGACATGGAAAGGCGTAGCGTCACTGCTGAGCGCAGCGATGCTGGCACTGACGTTGGCCGGTTGTGGTACAACAACAACGAACGAGGGTACAGGAACCTCACAACCTGCACAGGAGCAATCCCAGGAACAGGCGCAGACAGATCTCAAAACACAATATCCACTCACGGTTACAGATGCTACGGGTGAATCGTTTACCTTTGACAAAGCACCAGCCAAAATCGTATCCGTATCTCCGGCTGAAACGGAATCCCTGTTCGCACTCGGATTGGACGAGCAGATCGTAGGGGTATCCGACTATGACGATTATCCGGAAGCAGCAACAACAAAACCGAAAATGGGCGGAGTATCCAAGCCTAATGAAGAGTCGATCATTGCGGCTGAAGCAGATATCGTATTTACAGGTATCTCAATGAGCAAAGAGTCGGTGAAGAAACTGCGTGATCTGGGCATTACGATTTTCAAAACAGATCCTAAATCAGTGGATGATGTAATAAACAACATTGAAACTTTTGGTAAAATCACGGATCATCAGGAAAAAGCACAGGAGATCATCACCCAGATGAAAAAAGATGTGGCTGATGTAACTGAAGCTGTGAAGGCAGTTAAACCGGAAGAGAAGAAAAAAGTATATGTTGAATTCTCCCCAGGTTGGACTGTGGGTAAAGGTGAATTCATGGATGAATTGATTACACTGGCCGGAGGTAACAACGTAGCTTCCGACTTGACTGGCTGGAACCAGATTAATGAAGAGAACATTATTGCTTCTAATCCGGACGTCATTCTGTATGCGAACGATGTAGTGGAAGATAACAAAACATTGGATCAAATCATCAAAGCACGCAGCGGATGGGATCAAATCACGGCTGTGAAGAACGATGCAGTCATCGGTCTGGATGCCAACCTGTTGAGCCGTCCGGGACCACGGGTAACCCAAGGTCTGAAAGAAGTAGCCAAAGCGATCTACCCTGATCTGTTCAAATGA
- a CDS encoding iron ABC transporter permease, with translation MSKKLAVYGTAGIVLLVLTVLICTGIGSVALPALDIAGILLHRIPWLGDWIVPDWNTAAEQIIWKVRFPRVLLAVLVGASLAIAGTGFQGVLRNPLADPFTLGVSSGASVGAAFLIFFGLQYALIGIWTLPLVAFLTGVVTLWFVLALAREGRKIPTHSLILAGVVMQSFLGAVVSFLSTMSKQTINEIIYWTMGSLALRGWSYTAILFPYFVLGLIFLWSRARSLNVLALGERQAAHIGVKVDGLKLSVLAVGTLLTAGAVSVSGVIGFVGLVIPHILRLIVGPDYRLLVPLSAIGGAIFMVWADTIARSLLAPTEIPLGVVTAFVGAPFFAYLLHRNKKLRKGMMP, from the coding sequence ATGAGTAAAAAGCTGGCAGTGTACGGAACGGCCGGAATTGTGCTGCTTGTGTTAACCGTGCTCATCTGCACGGGCATCGGTTCGGTTGCCCTGCCTGCCTTGGACATTGCGGGCATCTTGCTTCATCGCATTCCCTGGCTGGGCGACTGGATTGTTCCTGACTGGAATACAGCAGCAGAACAGATCATATGGAAGGTCAGATTCCCACGTGTACTGCTTGCCGTGCTTGTAGGTGCATCGCTGGCGATTGCCGGAACTGGATTCCAGGGGGTTCTTCGTAACCCTCTGGCTGATCCGTTTACCCTGGGCGTATCGTCCGGTGCATCGGTAGGTGCGGCTTTTCTGATTTTTTTCGGATTGCAGTATGCACTGATTGGGATCTGGACTCTGCCACTGGTCGCGTTTCTGACGGGAGTAGTCACATTGTGGTTTGTGCTGGCCCTCGCTCGTGAGGGACGCAAAATACCTACACACAGCCTGATTCTGGCTGGCGTCGTCATGCAAAGTTTCCTGGGAGCAGTCGTCTCCTTCCTGTCGACCATGTCGAAGCAGACAATCAATGAAATTATATACTGGACGATGGGAAGTCTGGCACTGCGTGGGTGGTCGTATACGGCCATCCTTTTCCCGTATTTTGTGCTGGGGCTGATTTTCCTCTGGAGCCGTGCGCGTTCGTTGAATGTGCTTGCCTTGGGGGAACGACAAGCTGCTCATATCGGGGTTAAGGTGGATGGATTGAAGCTGTCGGTGTTAGCTGTGGGTACGCTGCTTACGGCAGGCGCTGTCTCCGTATCGGGCGTGATTGGCTTCGTCGGATTGGTCATTCCGCATATTCTTCGGCTCATTGTGGGACCTGATTATCGCTTGCTGGTGCCTTTGTCCGCGATTGGGGGAGCCATCTTCATGGTCTGGGCAGACACGATTGCACGCTCATTGCTGGCCCCAACCGAAATTCCGCTGGGTGTAGTTACAGCTTTTGTTGGAGCGCCATTTTTTGCGTATCTGCTGCATCGGAACAAAAAGCTGCGGAAGGGGATGATGCCATGA
- the cobD gene encoding threonine-phosphate decarboxylase CobD: MTGLIEVFGHGGDVETAAVRFGGNPADFLDFSANINPLGPPREVLESLKQGLHTVLRYPDPGHRAFKMLLSDRLGLTPDHISVGNGAAENMALILIGLAPRRVGTVEPGFSEYSALSRQFGAEVHHVQGREELDWRAEPEDIEKLIERVDLLFLGQPNNPNGVQYPVEVLQRLARKAETTGTILVVDEAFIDFIPESQRQSLASRLKEYPQVIIIRSMTKFYAIPGLRLGYAMGRPELIRAMTEKQVTWSVNGLALIAGEACLRSGENFEQETLALVSHERKRLTEGLEALGCEVTRGEANFILAALPEPWTASSMQAALGERGILIRSCAMYPGLGERHVRFAVKDAEANGRLLETIGNVITPNPTTGLEAGGQSDGTAIL; this comes from the coding sequence ATGACCGGTTTAATTGAAGTTTTTGGACATGGCGGTGATGTGGAGACGGCCGCTGTACGTTTTGGAGGGAATCCTGCGGATTTCCTCGATTTTAGCGCAAATATTAATCCTCTGGGTCCACCTCGGGAAGTGCTGGAGTCTCTGAAACAAGGATTACATACGGTACTTCGTTACCCTGATCCGGGCCATCGGGCGTTCAAAATGTTGCTTAGTGACCGACTGGGTTTAACCCCGGATCACATATCTGTTGGCAATGGGGCGGCGGAAAATATGGCTCTAATCTTAATTGGACTCGCGCCGCGCAGAGTCGGTACGGTAGAGCCCGGTTTTTCAGAGTACAGTGCTTTGTCCAGACAATTTGGAGCAGAAGTCCACCATGTTCAAGGACGGGAAGAACTGGACTGGCGAGCAGAACCGGAAGATATTGAGAAGCTGATAGAGCGGGTGGACCTGCTTTTCCTTGGACAGCCCAACAACCCCAATGGGGTACAGTATCCGGTCGAAGTTCTGCAACGGCTTGCTCGTAAAGCAGAGACAACAGGCACAATATTGGTTGTCGATGAGGCATTTATCGATTTTATTCCTGAATCACAGCGTCAATCGCTTGCATCCAGATTGAAAGAGTATCCGCAAGTGATCATCATTCGTTCGATGACCAAGTTTTATGCGATTCCAGGCCTGCGTCTGGGTTATGCGATGGGGCGTCCTGAACTGATTCGCGCCATGACAGAGAAACAGGTCACCTGGAGTGTGAACGGGCTTGCACTGATCGCAGGAGAAGCCTGTCTGCGCAGTGGGGAAAATTTTGAACAGGAGACATTGGCACTGGTGTCACACGAACGAAAGAGATTAACGGAAGGTCTGGAAGCGTTGGGGTGTGAGGTTACACGAGGGGAAGCAAATTTTATATTGGCAGCTCTTCCAGAACCGTGGACAGCGTCATCCATGCAGGCTGCTCTCGGAGAACGGGGAATACTGATCCGAAGCTGCGCGATGTATCCCGGACTTGGGGAACGACATGTACGTTTTGCGGTCAAGGACGCGGAGGCTAATGGACGTTTGCTGGAAACAATAGGAAATGTAATTACGCCTAATCCGACAACCGGGTTAGAGGCAGGGGGACAAAGCGATGGCACTGCCATTCTATAA
- a CDS encoding cobyric acid synthase — translation MLQGTASDVGKSVITTALCRIFKHDGFRPAPFKSQNMALNSYVTEDGKEIGRAQGAQAEACGIEATTDMNPILIKPVRDMHSQIVVHGVPLTQMSAWDYRQHFLPEAKQTVMDALNRLRATYDIVLMEGAGSPAEINLKDRDIVNMNLAGWADAPVILISDIDRGGVFASIVGTLELLEPHEVQRVKGFIINKFRGDLSLLQPGLDWLEERTGIPVLGVLPYISDIQIEAEDSVVLDSMRHGKSGQQELDLAVIRYPRISNFTDFDALSREPDVSVRYVTSPDELGHPDAILLPGTKDTIGDLAFLRASGLEQAIASQTEREHVQLVGICGGYQMLGQHLKDPFAVEANQIQEAHGLGWLPLSTTFLQNKQTVRASGHVHGLHPIRLPKESDAASSLPINGYEIHMGVTECLEPERVTALFEIAHPGGQSFNEGWGTIDGKVWGTYLHGLFESDQFRRSWLNGLREGKGLSPLLETYSARERKEMEFDRVAESLRSSLDMQRVYEIIGVQAPE, via the coding sequence ATGCTGCAAGGGACAGCATCGGATGTGGGAAAAAGCGTGATTACAACGGCCTTATGCCGAATATTCAAGCATGATGGCTTCAGGCCGGCTCCGTTCAAATCACAGAACATGGCGCTGAATTCTTACGTCACAGAAGACGGCAAGGAAATCGGAAGAGCCCAGGGGGCGCAAGCCGAGGCATGCGGCATTGAAGCAACAACGGATATGAATCCGATCCTGATCAAGCCGGTTCGGGATATGCATTCCCAGATTGTCGTGCACGGTGTGCCTCTTACACAGATGAGTGCATGGGACTACCGGCAGCATTTCCTGCCTGAAGCCAAACAAACGGTCATGGATGCACTGAATCGGTTGCGCGCGACGTATGATATCGTGCTGATGGAAGGTGCGGGAAGTCCTGCAGAGATTAATTTGAAGGATCGGGATATCGTTAATATGAATCTGGCGGGCTGGGCGGATGCTCCGGTTATTCTGATCTCGGATATTGATCGTGGCGGCGTCTTTGCCTCCATTGTAGGTACACTGGAGCTGCTGGAGCCGCATGAGGTTCAGCGTGTAAAAGGATTCATCATCAACAAGTTTCGTGGAGATCTTTCCTTGCTGCAGCCTGGGTTGGACTGGCTTGAAGAACGGACAGGCATACCTGTATTGGGCGTATTGCCTTACATAAGTGATATTCAGATTGAAGCGGAAGACTCCGTGGTGCTGGACTCCATGCGACATGGCAAATCCGGTCAGCAGGAGCTGGACCTTGCGGTAATTCGCTATCCGCGTATTTCCAACTTTACAGACTTTGATGCTCTTTCCCGAGAACCGGATGTGAGTGTGCGATACGTGACTTCTCCTGATGAACTGGGACATCCTGACGCCATTCTGCTTCCGGGTACGAAGGACACGATTGGAGATCTGGCTTTTCTGCGTGCGTCAGGACTGGAGCAAGCGATTGCCAGCCAGACGGAGCGTGAACATGTTCAGCTTGTAGGGATATGTGGTGGATATCAGATGCTCGGTCAGCATCTCAAAGATCCATTTGCGGTAGAAGCGAATCAGATACAGGAAGCCCATGGATTGGGATGGCTGCCCCTATCGACAACCTTTCTGCAGAACAAACAAACGGTAAGAGCCTCCGGGCATGTACACGGTCTTCATCCAATTCGTTTGCCCAAGGAAAGCGATGCAGCAAGCTCGTTGCCGATTAATGGATACGAGATTCATATGGGTGTTACCGAGTGTCTTGAGCCTGAACGTGTAACGGCCTTGTTCGAAATCGCCCATCCGGGAGGTCAATCCTTCAATGAAGGCTGGGGCACAATTGACGGCAAAGTGTGGGGAACATACCTGCATGGTTTGTTTGAAAGTGATCAGTTCCGGCGTTCATGGCTCAATGGTCTGCGTGAAGGAAAAGGGCTTTCTCCATTGCTGGAGACGTACAGCGCACGTGAACGCAAGGAAATGGAGTTCGACCGTGTAGCTGAATCATTACGTTCTTCATTGGATATGCAGCGTGTATACGAGATTATAGGCGTTCAGGCGCCTGAATAA
- a CDS encoding adenosylcobinamide amidohydrolase, with translation MALPFYNYYSHVQKDQNEYRSSVWPGLYVSAHERHIKASSPSVVTALSSAVYGGGMIELDRIFNIYVDRHYRCDDPPRDIAELLSEWQEQQEQCAGLLTAVRLEHTAIQEYESDEFGLLCCTTAGVSNAARAGSARTVFDAAGNEMSNGTVSQKIGKVSSSTYTPGTINIMLWMNGCMTAGAMVNAIQTAVEAKAAALADFGVMDSENGLPATGTTTDAIVLAVSQAGVDKPLISYAGTATVMGAAIGRLVYDTIMESLQAAQEWKERNK, from the coding sequence ATGGCACTGCCATTCTATAATTATTACTCCCATGTACAAAAGGACCAGAACGAATACAGATCTTCTGTATGGCCGGGATTATACGTCTCTGCACATGAACGGCATATTAAAGCGTCCAGTCCCTCTGTTGTAACAGCACTTTCCAGTGCTGTGTATGGGGGCGGCATGATTGAACTGGATCGTATATTCAACATCTATGTGGACAGACATTATCGCTGTGACGATCCACCACGTGATATTGCCGAGCTGTTGAGTGAATGGCAGGAGCAGCAGGAACAATGTGCCGGTCTTCTGACTGCCGTTCGATTGGAGCACACAGCGATCCAGGAATACGAAAGTGATGAATTCGGTTTGCTTTGCTGCACTACAGCAGGGGTATCGAATGCTGCACGGGCAGGTTCTGCAAGAACCGTGTTCGATGCTGCGGGGAATGAGATGAGCAATGGGACGGTGTCCCAGAAAATTGGGAAAGTTTCGTCTTCAACCTATACTCCCGGTACGATCAATATCATGTTGTGGATGAATGGGTGTATGACTGCTGGAGCGATGGTGAATGCCATTCAGACTGCGGTAGAGGCGAAAGCCGCTGCGTTAGCTGATTTCGGTGTGATGGATTCAGAGAATGGTCTGCCTGCAACCGGAACAACAACGGATGCCATCGTACTCGCGGTCAGCCAGGCTGGAGTAGATAAACCGCTCATCAGTTACGCAGGGACGGCTACGGTCATGGGTGCAGCGATCGGCAGGCTGGTGTATGACACAATAATGGAAAGCCTGCAAGCCGCGCAGGAGTGGAAAGAGAGGAATAAATAG
- the cobT gene encoding nicotinate-nucleotide--dimethylbenzimidazole phosphoribosyltransferase has translation MNNEQVLEQLMGRIVGPHEAVAAEASAHVDALTKPPGSLGKLEQLVIRLAGITGETRPCFDRRAVIVMAADHGVVEEGISAFPAEVTPQMVLNFLTGGAAVNVLARHAGAHVICVDIGVNADLDHPDLVSRKVRKGTANMAKGAAMTRDEAIQAILAGAEVVSTEVAKGTQLFVTGEMGIGNTTASAAVMCALTGTAPASAVGRGTGVDDAGLQRKAAVVSQALSVNAPDADDALDVLCKVGGLEIAGLTGVILAAAANGCPVVVDGFISSAAALIASQLAPLSTEYMIASHTSHESGHAALLRELGLKPMLDLDMRLGEGTGGVLSLHLIDASCRILNEMATFASAGVSGGTTETLPTENPSESVDSSVQGEVSP, from the coding sequence ATGAATAATGAACAGGTGTTGGAACAGTTAATGGGTCGGATCGTGGGTCCACATGAGGCAGTTGCAGCTGAGGCCTCCGCACATGTGGATGCATTGACCAAGCCACCCGGCAGTCTGGGCAAGCTTGAACAGCTGGTTATTCGTCTGGCGGGGATCACCGGTGAGACTCGGCCTTGCTTTGATCGAAGAGCTGTTATCGTTATGGCTGCGGATCATGGGGTGGTTGAAGAAGGGATTAGTGCTTTTCCTGCTGAGGTAACGCCGCAGATGGTCCTGAATTTCCTAACAGGGGGAGCGGCTGTCAATGTGCTTGCACGCCACGCTGGAGCTCATGTGATCTGTGTGGATATCGGCGTGAATGCCGATCTGGATCATCCGGACCTGGTCTCCCGCAAAGTCCGCAAAGGAACAGCCAACATGGCGAAGGGTGCTGCAATGACCCGGGATGAAGCTATTCAGGCCATTCTTGCAGGAGCTGAAGTGGTTTCCACCGAGGTAGCGAAGGGAACGCAGTTGTTTGTGACCGGAGAGATGGGGATCGGCAATACAACCGCTAGCGCAGCGGTGATGTGTGCATTAACCGGAACAGCACCTGCTTCAGCGGTTGGTCGGGGAACAGGTGTGGATGATGCCGGATTGCAGCGCAAAGCCGCAGTGGTCAGCCAAGCCCTCAGCGTAAATGCTCCGGATGCAGACGATGCACTCGATGTACTGTGCAAAGTGGGCGGACTGGAGATTGCCGGACTGACAGGCGTGATTCTCGCTGCTGCTGCAAACGGATGCCCTGTGGTCGTGGATGGATTTATCTCCAGTGCCGCCGCGTTGATTGCGAGTCAGCTTGCTCCGCTCAGTACAGAATACATGATTGCTTCCCACACATCGCATGAAAGCGGACATGCAGCGTTGCTGCGTGAGCTGGGTCTGAAGCCTATGCTCGATCTGGACATGCGACTGGGTGAAGGCACCGGAGGCGTGCTCAGTCTTCATCTAATTGATGCGTCATGTCGCATTCTGAATGAGATGGCGACATTTGCAAGTGCGGGCGTATCTGGTGGTACGACGGAGACTCTACCTACCGAGAATCCATCAGAATCTGTTGATTCATCGGTTCAAGGAGAGGTATCCCCATGA
- a CDS encoding histidine phosphatase family protein codes for MVIEAGHGGMQSCEIILIRHGTTVWNLEKRYLGYSDIGLLPEAEQELSSLREEFSNITCEALYCSDLLRCQQTLTHIASPQMGKAKLDPRLREINFGQWEGLTYDQLKDNPQYRDWIDAPQEVTPPGGEPWTAFAARIDSFLEESLMSFSPILHSRSINVPKVAVITHGGVIRYMVSRLIPDQGFWDTQVIPGQAIKIRLDGDGESWVGTRLTFP; via the coding sequence ATGGTAATAGAAGCTGGACATGGCGGCATGCAAAGCTGTGAGATTATTTTGATACGTCATGGTACAACGGTGTGGAACTTGGAAAAAAGATATCTTGGGTATTCCGACATCGGACTGCTGCCTGAAGCAGAGCAGGAGCTATCTTCGCTGCGCGAAGAGTTCAGCAATATCACATGCGAAGCTCTGTATTGCAGTGATCTGCTGCGTTGTCAGCAGACACTTACACACATTGCATCGCCCCAAATGGGAAAGGCCAAGCTTGATCCCCGACTAAGGGAGATCAACTTTGGTCAGTGGGAGGGGTTGACCTATGATCAGCTCAAGGACAATCCGCAGTACCGAGACTGGATTGATGCGCCGCAGGAGGTAACGCCACCGGGTGGCGAGCCTTGGACAGCATTTGCCGCGCGGATTGATTCATTTCTGGAAGAGAGTCTGATGTCCTTTTCACCAATACTGCACTCTCGCAGCATAAACGTGCCAAAGGTAGCCGTAATTACGCATGGCGGTGTTATTCGTTATATGGTATCACGTCTCATTCCAGATCAAGGATTTTGGGATACGCAGGTAATACCAGGACAAGCGATCAAAATCCGGCTGGATGGCGATGGGGAGAGCTGGGTTGGAACCAGATTGACTTTTCCGTAA
- the cbiB gene encoding adenosylcobinamide-phosphate synthase CbiB produces the protein MAGAWIIVGAYILDRCIGDPRWIPHPVIGMGKAISALERAIRSRVDSKQALQRAGVLFPLLIAGGSFALTWGLIYVLGLIHPVVAVVAEVVLIATTIASKGLKDAGMEVYRHLSQQDWPAARRSLGMIVGRDTAHLDEPEIVRGTVETVAENIVDAIVSPLFYALIGGAPLAMAYRAVNTLDSMVGYKNEKYLHLGWASARLDDWANWIPARLTALLLIMGAWFMKLDARGAARMVSRDARLHPSPNSGFPESAVAGALGIRLGGHNVYHGVASFRAYMGDPTRRMEAEDIVRTTRLMFWSAGSFVILCWLLTLGIWSAGGTLLW, from the coding sequence ATGGCTGGAGCCTGGATTATTGTAGGAGCATACATACTCGATCGCTGCATCGGTGATCCGCGCTGGATTCCCCATCCGGTGATTGGCATGGGAAAGGCCATCTCTGCACTGGAGCGAGCGATAAGGTCGCGGGTGGATTCGAAACAGGCACTCCAAAGAGCTGGCGTTTTATTTCCACTTTTGATTGCAGGCGGTTCTTTTGCACTGACTTGGGGATTAATCTATGTGCTGGGTCTTATTCATCCCGTTGTTGCAGTTGTGGCAGAAGTGGTGCTGATCGCAACCACCATTGCCTCGAAAGGTTTGAAGGATGCAGGTATGGAAGTTTACCGCCATTTAAGTCAACAGGATTGGCCTGCGGCGAGACGTTCACTGGGTATGATTGTAGGACGTGATACGGCTCATCTGGATGAACCGGAGATTGTGAGGGGAACGGTGGAGACTGTGGCGGAAAATATCGTGGATGCAATCGTCTCTCCACTGTTCTATGCCCTGATTGGTGGTGCACCACTTGCCATGGCCTATCGGGCGGTGAATACACTGGACTCCATGGTGGGTTATAAAAATGAAAAATATCTGCATCTCGGCTGGGCGTCTGCCCGTCTGGATGATTGGGCCAACTGGATTCCCGCGCGTCTTACTGCCTTGCTGTTAATTATGGGAGCCTGGTTCATGAAGTTGGATGCCAGAGGGGCAGCACGCATGGTGTCCCGGGATGCACGACTGCACCCAAGCCCGAATAGCGGTTTTCCCGAGTCAGCGGTGGCCGGAGCGCTGGGTATAAGACTTGGTGGACATAACGTATATCACGGCGTGGCTTCATTTCGCGCATATATGGGCGATCCTACAAGACGGATGGAAGCAGAAGATATTGTACGAACAACACGGCTTATGTTCTGGTCGGCAGGTTCTTTTGTTATATTATGTTGGTTGCTCACCTTAGGGATATGGTCTGCTGGAGGTACACTGTTATGGTAA
- the cobS gene encoding adenosylcobinamide-GDP ribazoletransferase: MSKGDLEQKHAAAAAFQFLSRFPVKMQLDFVPPLLRESVVYYPLVGAVIGLCVWLGGALTGALLPSFPAAVLTLTLWVWLTGGLHLDGWMDTADGLLSYRSRERMLEIMKDSRVGAMGVIACVLLLMMKASLIADFIARGNWDYGALLILPMIWSRWFMVYAMAALPNARKDDGLAVLFKGLGERKEVQRARSSAVGLTFLAGVITWAVVWIFQPDTAMFQVLAMENGLGTLPWWLYPVAAIIVVPLAGYVIGKFVAGRISERLGGLTGDTYGAMNELLEAALLTVLSLLQGFFLI; this comes from the coding sequence ATGAGTAAAGGCGATCTTGAACAAAAACATGCGGCTGCGGCCGCTTTTCAATTTCTGTCCCGTTTCCCGGTAAAAATGCAGCTTGATTTCGTCCCGCCATTATTGCGGGAGAGTGTGGTGTATTACCCGCTGGTTGGTGCGGTCATCGGATTATGCGTCTGGCTGGGTGGAGCCCTGACGGGTGCACTGCTTCCATCGTTTCCGGCAGCGGTGTTAACCTTGACGTTATGGGTATGGCTAACCGGAGGCCTTCATCTGGATGGCTGGATGGATACGGCAGATGGGCTGCTTAGTTATCGATCCCGTGAGCGAATGCTGGAGATTATGAAAGATAGCCGTGTGGGAGCCATGGGCGTGATCGCCTGTGTCCTGCTGCTGATGATGAAAGCGTCATTAATTGCTGACTTTATCGCACGTGGCAATTGGGACTATGGAGCTTTGCTCATCCTGCCGATGATCTGGAGCCGATGGTTCATGGTGTATGCCATGGCGGCCTTGCCGAATGCACGCAAGGACGACGGACTCGCTGTCCTGTTCAAGGGTTTGGGTGAACGAAAGGAAGTCCAGCGTGCACGCAGCTCTGCGGTAGGACTAACCTTTCTGGCAGGTGTGATCACATGGGCAGTGGTATGGATCTTCCAGCCGGATACAGCCATGTTCCAGGTACTGGCAATGGAGAATGGACTAGGGACGTTACCATGGTGGCTATATCCTGTTGCAGCGATCATTGTGGTGCCACTGGCTGGTTATGTGATTGGCAAATTCGTTGCCGGGCGTATCAGTGAAAGGCTGGGTGGACTTACAGGGGACACGTATGGAGCCATGAATGAATTGCTTGAGGCCGCACTGCTAACGGTACTTAGTTTGTTGCAGGGATTCTTTTTGATATAA
- a CDS encoding ABC transporter ATP-binding protein, giving the protein MSTFMKTDPTESRPMIEVTKADKMYGNHRALHAVDWKVKAGEWWGVVGPNGSGKSTLLQLLAGTEQPNAGSIQIDGRDISSYTRKDLSRMIAVLQQDGLPAISYPVRDVVEMGRYPYQNWLGEEPSDGAAIVDKVLEELGLSDMAERPLDALSGGQRQRVALAKVMAQEPRLLLLDEPTTFLDIKYQLQFMELLSAWRQKTHITIVAVLHDLNLAAQFCDHILALREGTCVGSGTPHSLMTEENIREIFRVSPAMVNHPDNGLPQLLLRREKK; this is encoded by the coding sequence ATGAGTACATTCATGAAAACAGACCCTACCGAGAGTCGGCCGATGATTGAAGTCACGAAAGCTGATAAAATGTATGGTAACCATCGGGCTCTGCATGCGGTGGACTGGAAAGTAAAAGCAGGTGAATGGTGGGGCGTTGTTGGTCCAAACGGCAGTGGAAAATCGACCCTGCTTCAGCTACTTGCCGGAACCGAACAGCCGAACGCTGGCAGCATACAGATTGATGGTCGCGACATTTCCTCATACACCCGTAAAGATCTGTCGCGCATGATTGCAGTCTTGCAGCAGGATGGACTACCGGCCATCTCTTATCCCGTAAGGGATGTTGTCGAGATGGGACGTTATCCTTACCAGAACTGGCTTGGCGAAGAACCGTCGGATGGAGCAGCGATAGTTGATAAGGTGTTAGAGGAGTTGGGTCTGAGTGACATGGCCGAACGACCTTTGGATGCACTGAGTGGCGGTCAACGGCAGCGGGTTGCGCTTGCCAAAGTCATGGCTCAGGAACCCAGGCTATTATTGCTGGACGAGCCAACCACCTTTCTCGATATCAAATATCAATTGCAATTCATGGAGTTATTATCGGCGTGGCGTCAAAAAACTCATATTACGATTGTGGCGGTGCTGCATGATTTGAACCTGGCCGCGCAATTTTGTGATCATATTCTGGCGCTGCGTGAAGGGACTTGTGTAGGCAGTGGCACACCCCATTCGCTGATGACGGAAGAGAACATTCGGGAGATCTTCCGGGTGAGTCCGGCCATGGTGAATCATCCGGACAATGGATTGCCACAGCTGTTGCTAAGACGAGAGAAGAAATGA
- the cobU gene encoding bifunctional adenosylcobinamide kinase/adenosylcobinamide-phosphate guanylyltransferase, with protein MSVLVTGGARSGKSSFAERLCMQRSSEAWYVATAQAYDDEMRERIRLHQSQRDEAGYLWHTVEEPLALPELITRMGESYTGTSAPTVLVDCLTLWLSNVLLAHEHEPVQVLYDHMDALVAAIQSYPGLLVLVTNEVGDGIVPEYALGRRYRDLAGILNQRVAAICREVFLVTVGIAIELKSREYRL; from the coding sequence ATGAGTGTACTTGTGACGGGCGGGGCGCGAAGTGGCAAAAGTTCGTTTGCCGAGCGTCTCTGTATGCAGCGATCCTCTGAGGCTTGGTATGTCGCTACGGCGCAGGCTTATGATGACGAGATGCGCGAGCGGATACGTCTGCATCAGAGCCAGCGGGATGAAGCAGGATATCTGTGGCATACGGTGGAAGAACCGCTGGCACTGCCTGAATTAATTACACGAATGGGAGAGTCCTATACAGGTACGTCTGCACCGACCGTTCTGGTGGATTGTCTGACACTGTGGCTCAGCAATGTGCTGTTAGCGCATGAACATGAGCCGGTACAGGTGCTGTACGATCATATGGACGCACTGGTAGCGGCCATCCAGTCGTACCCGGGTCTGCTCGTGCTTGTCACCAATGAAGTAGGGGACGGTATTGTGCCGGAGTATGCGCTGGGCAGAAGATATCGGGATTTGGCGGGTATTCTCAATCAGCGGGTTGCTGCGATTTGCCGCGAAGTGTTTCTGGTGACAGTGGGTATTGCGATTGAGCTGAAAAGCAGGGAGTATCGTTTATGA